The following coding sequences are from one Granulicella arctica window:
- the trxA gene encoding thioredoxin produces the protein MAGQFVSEVNDDTFDKEVLQSDQPVLVDFWAAWCGPCRALAPVVDEVATQYNGKLKVMKMDVDKNNSTPARYGIRGIPALLIFKGGQVADQIVGFVPKDTIDKSITKVIV, from the coding sequence ATGGCAGGACAGTTCGTCAGTGAAGTAAACGATGACACCTTTGATAAAGAGGTGTTGCAGTCGGATCAGCCGGTATTGGTAGATTTTTGGGCCGCATGGTGTGGTCCTTGCCGTGCCTTAGCTCCTGTGGTCGATGAGGTTGCGACCCAGTACAACGGAAAGCTGAAGGTGATGAAGATGGATGTGGATAAAAACAACTCCACTCCTGCTCGCTACGGCATCCGCGGCATCCCTGCATTGTTGATCTTCAAGGGCGGTCAGGTTGCTGACCAGATCGTTGGCTTCGTGCCGAAGGATACGATCGACAAGTCGATCACCAAGGTGATTGTCTAA
- the thrC gene encoding threonine synthase translates to MKVSAHTLRCTECGAGIAGEDAASDFRCTLCGGLYEVNYPWSLTPSGTGSKLPNASALRWLWQERRTSTLPIDQSGVWRFRDLLPIVSDFDRAVTLREGNTPLYELPRCAKAAGVDWLLAKHQGMNPTGSFKDTGMTAALSVAADRGFEWVACASTGNTSAAMAAYAARAGLRSIVFIPEGKIAWGKLSQSMDYGALTIQLKTDFDGCVNILTDLVKRFPIYLLNSVNPYRLEGQKTPAFEILEQMDWQVPEHIVVPGGNLANSAALGKGFSEMLHLGLIQSVPKISVIQAEGANPLYRWFTDTNRIMRPVTADTRATAIRIGNPASWRKSAAVIEKMGGWCEQVSEAEIALAKAQIGSEGVGCEPASAVTFAGLKKLVAAGRVLREERTVLILTGHTLKDSDYTINYHRGELLTAEESAGISAADRVLHEELCKPPIVLEANPDVVLRTLESHMKTVQHA, encoded by the coding sequence ATGAAAGTTTCAGCACATACCCTTAGATGCACCGAGTGCGGCGCGGGAATCGCCGGAGAAGACGCTGCAAGCGATTTTCGCTGCACCCTGTGCGGTGGACTGTATGAGGTCAATTATCCCTGGTCGCTGACGCCTAGCGGAACGGGCAGCAAGCTGCCGAACGCGAGTGCGTTGCGCTGGCTGTGGCAGGAGCGACGGACGTCCACTCTGCCGATTGATCAGAGCGGAGTGTGGCGCTTCCGCGACCTGTTGCCGATCGTCTCGGACTTTGATCGGGCTGTGACGCTGCGCGAGGGAAATACTCCGCTGTACGAGTTGCCGCGCTGCGCAAAGGCGGCGGGTGTGGATTGGCTACTGGCGAAGCACCAGGGAATGAATCCTACGGGGTCGTTTAAGGACACGGGGATGACGGCTGCGCTGTCGGTGGCGGCGGACCGGGGCTTCGAGTGGGTGGCGTGCGCATCGACGGGGAACACCTCAGCTGCCATGGCTGCCTATGCGGCTCGGGCAGGGCTGCGGAGCATCGTGTTTATCCCCGAAGGCAAGATTGCGTGGGGCAAGCTGTCGCAGTCGATGGACTACGGTGCGTTGACGATCCAGTTGAAGACGGACTTCGATGGATGCGTGAATATTTTGACGGACCTGGTGAAGCGGTTCCCGATTTACCTGCTGAACTCGGTGAACCCGTATCGGCTGGAGGGTCAGAAGACGCCGGCGTTCGAGATCCTGGAGCAGATGGACTGGCAGGTGCCGGAGCACATCGTCGTTCCGGGCGGAAATCTGGCGAACTCGGCGGCGTTGGGCAAAGGATTTAGCGAGATGCTGCACCTGGGGCTGATCCAGAGTGTTCCGAAGATCAGCGTGATCCAGGCGGAGGGAGCGAATCCGCTATACCGCTGGTTTACGGATACGAACCGCATCATGCGGCCGGTTACGGCGGACACGCGGGCTACGGCGATTCGCATCGGCAACCCGGCGAGCTGGCGCAAGTCGGCGGCTGTCATCGAGAAGATGGGCGGCTGGTGTGAGCAGGTCAGCGAGGCCGAGATTGCGCTGGCCAAGGCGCAGATTGGCTCGGAGGGCGTTGGGTGCGAGCCTGCCTCTGCGGTCACCTTTGCGGGGCTCAAGAAGCTGGTTGCGGCGGGCAGAGTGCTGCGTGAAGAGCGCACTGTTCTTATCCTGACCGGGCATACGCTGAAGGACTCCGACTATACGATCAACTACCATCGCGGTGAGTTGCTGACGGCGGAGGAGTCGGCGGGGATCTCTGCTGCGGATCGCGTGCTGCACGAGGAGCTGTGCAAGCCTCCGATTGTGCTGGAGGCGAACCCGGATGTGGTGCTGCGGACGCTGGAATCTCATATGAAGACTGTTCAGCACGCATGA
- a CDS encoding DinB family protein, whose amino-acid sequence MESLAEFSVDEAVAVLARTPATLDAWLRGMPESWVRGNEGGDSWNAFDIVGHLVFAERNDWMPRVRVILEYGEARAFEPFDRFAQLKEKQDRSLEQLLEDFGRLRGENLAALQALGLGTRDLERRGRHPALGVVTLSELLATWTVHDLTHVHQLSRVMAYQYKDAVGPWRAYLGVLKCTGHSGS is encoded by the coding sequence ATGGAAAGCTTAGCGGAGTTCAGTGTGGATGAGGCTGTTGCGGTGCTTGCGCGTACTCCTGCGACTCTGGATGCGTGGTTGCGTGGGATGCCGGAGAGTTGGGTGCGGGGCAACGAAGGGGGCGATAGCTGGAACGCGTTCGACATTGTGGGGCATCTGGTCTTTGCGGAGCGTAACGACTGGATGCCACGCGTGCGGGTGATCCTGGAGTATGGAGAGGCGCGGGCGTTCGAGCCGTTTGACCGGTTTGCGCAGTTGAAGGAGAAGCAGGATCGGTCGCTGGAGCAGTTGCTGGAGGATTTCGGCCGATTGCGAGGGGAGAATCTGGCTGCTTTGCAGGCGCTGGGTTTAGGGACGAGAGATTTGGAGCGGCGAGGACGGCATCCGGCGCTGGGGGTGGTGACGTTGTCGGAGCTGCTGGCGACTTGGACTGTGCATGACCTGACGCATGTGCATCAGCTATCGCGTGTCATGGCGTATCAATATAAGGATGCGGTGGGTCCGTGGAGGGCTTATCTGGGGGTGCTGAAGTGTACGGGGCATAGTGGCTCGTAG
- a CDS encoding carbohydrate-binding protein, translating to MRKSILSPAAVAALPSGDHWRDLVRIARVEMTSEDEAFPIEHALGKLLTTGWRASSTGPQLLRLHFDEPIAIRRIQLHFIERAAERSQEFALFSTDHEGATREVVRQQWTFNPQDTPDEIEDYTVELTGITLLELRIDPDRAHDATHSQSYASLTSLKIA from the coding sequence ATGCGCAAGAGTATCCTTTCACCCGCCGCCGTAGCCGCCCTCCCAAGCGGAGATCACTGGCGCGACCTCGTCCGCATCGCCCGCGTCGAGATGACCTCCGAGGACGAAGCCTTCCCCATCGAGCACGCCCTCGGCAAGCTCCTCACCACCGGCTGGCGCGCCTCAAGCACCGGCCCGCAGCTCCTCCGGCTCCACTTCGACGAACCCATCGCCATCCGCCGCATCCAGCTCCACTTCATCGAACGCGCCGCCGAGCGCTCGCAGGAGTTCGCCCTCTTCTCCACCGATCACGAAGGCGCAACCCGCGAGGTCGTCCGCCAGCAGTGGACCTTCAATCCACAAGACACCCCCGACGAGATCGAAGACTACACCGTCGAACTCACCGGCATCACCCTCCTCGAGCTCCGCATCGACCCTGACCGCGCCCACGATGCCACCCACAGCCAGAGCTACGCCTCCCTGACCAGCCTGAAAATCGCCTAG
- the modA gene encoding molybdate ABC transporter substrate-binding protein — protein MPPAQRQIRIAAASDLQPVMPTLAQAYEHATGIKLVVSFGSSATLSTQILEGEATDIFLGADFTFPEKIVAADLADTKSPIAYAKGTLVLWARKDSPLQPLHLDSLSDPRVKSIAVANELHAPYGRAAISALRFLKLDKTLAPKLVVAENISQTAQFVESGNADLGLISLTAANTEHFRQIGTYVLLPLNSYPKIIQYGVVLKASPIRPDAHAFIDWLTSPTIQQNLSQFGLAAVK, from the coding sequence ATGCCTCCCGCTCAACGACAGATTCGCATCGCCGCCGCCTCTGACCTGCAACCCGTCATGCCCACTCTGGCCCAGGCGTATGAGCACGCCACCGGCATCAAACTCGTCGTCAGCTTTGGATCTTCTGCGACCCTCTCCACCCAAATCCTTGAAGGCGAGGCCACCGACATCTTCCTCGGCGCCGACTTTACTTTCCCCGAAAAAATCGTCGCCGCTGACCTAGCCGACACCAAGTCTCCCATCGCCTACGCCAAGGGAACCCTCGTCCTCTGGGCTCGCAAAGACTCGCCCCTTCAGCCCCTGCATCTCGACTCACTCTCCGACCCGCGCGTCAAATCCATCGCCGTCGCTAACGAGCTCCACGCCCCTTACGGCCGAGCCGCCATATCCGCACTCCGCTTCCTCAAGCTGGATAAAACGCTCGCTCCCAAACTCGTCGTCGCCGAAAACATCTCCCAGACCGCGCAGTTCGTCGAGTCCGGCAACGCCGACCTCGGCCTCATCTCCCTCACCGCCGCCAACACCGAGCACTTCCGCCAGATCGGCACCTACGTCCTCCTGCCGCTCAACAGCTATCCCAAAATCATCCAGTACGGCGTAGTCCTCAAAGCATCTCCCATCCGCCCCGACGCCCACGCCTTCATAGACTGGCTCACCTCACCCACCATCCAGCAGAACCTCTCCCAATTCGGCCTGGCCGCAGTCAAGTAG
- a CDS encoding cupin domain-containing protein, producing MADSVSGGEIRSDALIPLDDLARHLVLARGDDEGLPHIGLVGDTYTILLSGKDTAGRFCLIDMHIPPGGGPPPHRHDFEETFILLEGEIAATFRGSQSVVKTGGTVHIPANAPHQFQNKGDQPVRMLCICSPAGQEEFFAEVGVPVATRTTAPPKLEGAAQAEFVAKVIGLCPKYRTELLLPKHD from the coding sequence ATGGCAGACAGTGTTTCGGGTGGTGAGATTCGATCGGATGCGTTGATTCCTCTGGATGACCTGGCTCGTCATCTGGTGCTTGCTCGTGGGGACGATGAGGGCTTGCCGCATATTGGACTGGTGGGCGATACGTACACTATTCTTTTGTCCGGGAAGGATACGGCTGGGCGGTTTTGCCTGATCGATATGCATATTCCTCCGGGGGGTGGGCCGCCTCCGCATCGGCATGATTTTGAGGAGACGTTCATCTTGCTGGAGGGTGAGATTGCGGCGACGTTTCGTGGGTCGCAGTCGGTGGTGAAGACTGGGGGGACGGTTCATATTCCGGCGAATGCTCCGCATCAGTTTCAGAACAAGGGCGACCAACCGGTACGGATGCTGTGTATTTGCTCGCCTGCGGGGCAGGAGGAGTTCTTTGCAGAGGTGGGGGTTCCGGTTGCGACGCGAACGACAGCGCCGCCGAAGCTGGAGGGAGCCGCGCAGGCGGAGTTTGTGGCGAAGGTGATCGGGTTGTGCCCAAAATATCGCACAGAGCTGCTGTTACCTAAGCATGACTAA
- a CDS encoding NAD(P)-dependent oxidoreductase gives MKVLVFGATGKTGGLVVERALAKGHEVSVLVRDPGRFKVAGVRVLAGDATKAHDVLDAVRGQDVVIDTIGGTTPYKTTVLESSSVQNMIAAMRAEGVRRLLVVSMMGIGESREQAPFWYKHLLMTTFLRGSTKDKAAMEDAVRASGLEYVILRPPILKDGPATGSVVVIGKGEIGHSVVRADLANFLVDQVDGGVYLGEEVTLVNQ, from the coding sequence ATGAAGGTTTTGGTTTTTGGTGCGACGGGGAAGACGGGTGGTTTGGTGGTCGAGCGGGCCTTAGCGAAGGGGCATGAGGTTTCGGTGCTTGTGCGGGATCCGGGCAGGTTCAAGGTTGCGGGCGTGCGGGTGCTCGCTGGGGATGCGACGAAGGCGCATGATGTGCTGGATGCGGTGCGCGGGCAGGACGTTGTCATCGACACGATCGGCGGGACGACTCCTTATAAGACGACGGTGCTTGAAAGCTCATCAGTGCAGAATATGATTGCGGCGATGCGGGCGGAGGGTGTTCGGCGGCTGCTGGTGGTTTCGATGATGGGGATTGGTGAGAGCCGGGAGCAAGCTCCGTTCTGGTACAAGCATCTGCTGATGACGACGTTCCTGCGCGGATCGACGAAGGACAAGGCGGCGATGGAGGATGCGGTGCGCGCAAGTGGGCTGGAGTATGTGATTCTGCGGCCGCCGATCTTGAAGGACGGGCCGGCAACGGGGAGCGTCGTGGTGATTGGGAAGGGCGAGATCGGGCACTCGGTCGTGCGTGCGGATCTGGCTAACTTCCTGGTCGATCAGGTGGATGGGGGTGTTTATCTTGGGGAAGAGGTTACGCTCGTCAATCAATAG
- a CDS encoding Gfo/Idh/MocA family oxidoreductase: MSAIETVVIGFGLAGRVFHAPFVSAVPGLRLNGIVQRRGDEAAKAYPEARVLRSVEEALADDAVQLIVVGTPNETHFSLAKQALEAGKHVVIDKPFAATSAEARELVELAKAKGLVLAPFHNRRWDGDFLTVKKLLAEQAVGRLVTFESHFDRFRPLPREGTWKESENPANGLLMDLGPHLVDQALALFGVPEAITASVRKDRDATGIEDAFDITLHYPRLMAYCRSSMVACDASPRFLLHGTRGSFKKFGLDPQEPALVGGAKVPPMGMGDWLPESKEAWGTLTVAPDPADPGTLTRTVVETERGDYRGYYASVRDAILGVAPLAVPAEDGFRVVRLLEIARESSAAGKTLPVEF; encoded by the coding sequence ATGAGCGCAATTGAGACGGTTGTGATTGGGTTTGGGCTGGCGGGACGCGTGTTTCATGCGCCGTTTGTGAGCGCGGTTCCGGGATTGCGGCTGAACGGGATCGTGCAGCGGCGCGGAGATGAGGCGGCGAAGGCTTATCCGGAGGCTCGCGTGCTGCGGTCGGTCGAGGAGGCACTGGCGGATGACGCAGTGCAACTGATCGTTGTCGGAACGCCGAATGAGACGCATTTCTCGCTGGCGAAGCAGGCGCTCGAAGCGGGCAAGCATGTGGTGATCGACAAGCCGTTTGCGGCGACGAGCGCGGAGGCTCGGGAGTTGGTGGAGCTGGCGAAGGCGAAGGGGCTGGTGCTGGCTCCGTTTCACAATCGGCGCTGGGATGGCGATTTTCTGACGGTGAAGAAGCTGCTGGCGGAGCAGGCGGTTGGTCGGCTGGTGACGTTCGAGTCGCACTTCGACCGGTTTCGTCCGCTGCCGCGTGAGGGGACGTGGAAGGAGTCGGAGAATCCGGCGAATGGGTTGCTGATGGATCTGGGGCCGCATCTGGTGGATCAGGCGCTGGCGCTGTTCGGTGTGCCGGAGGCGATTACGGCCAGCGTCCGGAAGGATCGCGATGCTACTGGGATCGAGGATGCGTTTGATATTACGCTGCACTATCCGCGACTGATGGCGTACTGCCGGTCGTCGATGGTGGCTTGCGATGCTTCGCCTCGGTTTTTGCTGCATGGGACGCGGGGGAGCTTCAAGAAGTTCGGGCTCGACCCGCAGGAGCCTGCGCTGGTGGGTGGAGCGAAGGTGCCTCCGATGGGCATGGGCGATTGGCTGCCGGAGTCGAAGGAGGCGTGGGGAACGCTGACGGTTGCGCCGGACCCGGCCGATCCGGGGACGCTGACGCGGACGGTGGTCGAGACGGAGCGTGGGGACTATCGCGGCTACTATGCGAGCGTGCGGGATGCGATTCTTGGCGTGGCTCCGCTGGCGGTTCCGGCAGAGGATGGCTTCCGCGTGGTGCGGTTGCTGGAGATAGCTCGGGAGAGCTCGGCTGCTGGGAAGACGTTGCCGGTGGAGTTTTAG
- a CDS encoding ABC transporter permease: MRMQSLGRPVRRILVTLPVLWVVVSVVFLLIHLVPGDPIVQMLGEGATASDISALRHAYGLDLPLGRQYANYWHGILHADLGQSLRLHDSVLHLVAQRYPYTLELTVAALLIGILIAFPAGIWSALYRNGWQDRTLGVVSLAGLSFPNFALGPILILLFSIYLGWLPVSGAGTGGVSFFTHLVLPAVTLGSGLAAVLTRMIRTAMLEELGQDYIRTARAKGLTERAVVYRHALPNALIPVLTVLGLQFGSLLSGAIVTETIFSWPGIGRLTLSAISNRDYALVQGCILAVGLTYVVVNLLTDVAYTIANPRLRV, encoded by the coding sequence ATGAGGATGCAATCGTTGGGAAGGCCGGTGCGGCGGATTCTGGTGACGTTGCCTGTATTGTGGGTGGTGGTGAGCGTGGTGTTTCTGCTGATCCACCTGGTGCCGGGCGATCCGATTGTGCAGATGCTGGGAGAGGGTGCGACGGCGTCGGATATCTCGGCGCTGCGGCATGCGTATGGACTGGATTTGCCACTGGGGCGGCAGTATGCGAACTACTGGCATGGGATTCTGCATGCGGATCTGGGGCAGTCGTTGCGGCTGCATGATTCGGTTCTGCATTTGGTGGCTCAGCGGTATCCGTACACGCTGGAGCTGACGGTGGCGGCGCTGCTGATTGGGATTTTGATTGCGTTTCCGGCGGGGATCTGGTCGGCGCTGTATCGGAATGGGTGGCAGGATCGGACGCTGGGGGTGGTTTCGCTGGCAGGATTGTCGTTTCCGAACTTTGCTCTGGGGCCGATCTTGATTCTGCTGTTTTCGATCTATCTGGGGTGGTTGCCGGTGTCGGGAGCGGGGACGGGCGGCGTGAGTTTCTTTACGCATCTGGTGCTTCCGGCGGTCACGCTGGGAAGTGGGCTGGCGGCGGTGCTGACGCGGATGATTCGGACGGCGATGCTGGAGGAGCTGGGGCAGGACTACATTCGTACGGCGAGGGCGAAGGGGTTGACGGAGCGGGCGGTGGTGTATCGACATGCGCTGCCGAATGCGTTGATTCCGGTGCTGACGGTGCTGGGGCTGCAGTTCGGGAGTCTGCTGTCGGGGGCGATTGTGACGGAGACGATCTTTAGCTGGCCCGGGATTGGGAGGCTGACGCTGTCGGCGATCTCGAACCGGGACTATGCGCTGGTGCAGGGCTGCATTCTGGCGGTGGGGCTGACGTATGTGGTGGTGAATCTGCTGACGGATGTGGCTTATACGATTGCTAATCCTCGGCTGCGGGTTTGA
- the thrB gene encoding homoserine kinase, with protein MSLTTQKSTAPGKIHLKLPATSANLGPGFDALGLAMALYLTIDAVVATEFQIDATGRNADLCRRVEDSLILTTYREVLADAGREPLPIGLLLHNEIPLGMGCGSSAAALLAGVLLANHFGELGWSGQQVLEEACRREGHPDNVAACWKGGMTSSSCFGSRVVTATCGEELNWKILIALPSASLATEKARALLPATYSRADAVANVQSTALLVSAFALGRGDLLRYAMQDRIHQPYRMEACPLLPLLLPMVEEPGVLGVALSGAGPSVLLILEGDAPVGDLVNKIRYLGSDPMLDVMQTRVASGCFVKG; from the coding sequence ATGAGTCTGACGACACAGAAGAGTACTGCCCCAGGAAAGATTCATCTGAAGCTCCCTGCGACCTCGGCCAATCTTGGGCCGGGGTTCGACGCGCTTGGGTTGGCGATGGCGCTGTATCTGACCATTGATGCGGTGGTGGCGACCGAATTTCAGATTGACGCTACGGGGCGGAACGCCGATCTGTGTAGGCGGGTGGAAGATAGCCTGATCCTGACGACGTACCGCGAGGTGCTGGCGGATGCGGGACGAGAGCCTCTGCCGATCGGGTTGCTGCTACATAACGAGATTCCGCTGGGAATGGGTTGTGGGTCGAGCGCGGCGGCTCTGCTGGCGGGGGTGTTGCTGGCGAATCACTTTGGGGAGCTGGGATGGTCTGGGCAGCAGGTATTGGAGGAGGCTTGTCGGCGGGAAGGTCATCCGGATAATGTTGCGGCCTGCTGGAAAGGCGGCATGACCTCGTCGTCATGCTTTGGAAGCCGTGTAGTGACAGCGACTTGCGGGGAAGAGCTTAACTGGAAGATTCTGATTGCTCTGCCGTCGGCTAGCCTGGCGACGGAGAAGGCACGGGCGCTGCTGCCAGCGACATATAGCCGGGCGGATGCGGTTGCGAATGTGCAGAGTACGGCGCTGCTGGTGTCTGCGTTTGCCCTGGGGCGAGGCGATCTGCTGCGGTATGCGATGCAGGACCGGATCCATCAACCGTATCGGATGGAGGCGTGTCCGCTGTTGCCGTTGCTGCTGCCGATGGTGGAAGAGCCTGGGGTGCTGGGCGTGGCTTTGAGTGGAGCTGGACCGTCCGTTCTCTTGATCCTCGAAGGGGATGCTCCTGTTGGCGATTTAGTTAACAAAATTCGTTACCTGGGCAGTGATCCGATGCTGGATGTGATGCAGACTCGAGTTGCAAGTGGCTGTTTTGTCAAGGGTTAG
- a CDS encoding metallophosphoesterase family protein, producing MLIGIISDTHGLLRPEAVAALHGVDHILHAGDVGNIEILGTLRTIAPITAIRGNIDTHGPCADLPPTDVIELNGALLYLVHSIHDLDLNPTAAGLSAVISGHSHQPSAETRNNILYLNPGSAGPRRFNLPVTLAHLRIEQNTLTPTILTLL from the coding sequence ATGCTCATCGGCATCATCTCCGACACCCACGGCCTCCTCCGCCCCGAGGCCGTCGCCGCCCTCCACGGCGTCGATCATATTCTCCATGCCGGCGACGTCGGCAACATCGAGATCCTCGGCACCCTCCGCACCATAGCCCCCATCACCGCCATCCGCGGCAACATCGACACCCACGGCCCCTGCGCCGACCTGCCCCCAACCGACGTCATCGAGCTCAACGGCGCCCTCCTCTACCTCGTCCACTCCATCCACGACCTCGACCTGAACCCCACCGCCGCCGGCCTCTCCGCCGTCATCAGCGGCCACTCCCACCAACCCTCCGCCGAAACCCGCAACAACATCCTCTACCTCAACCCAGGCAGCGCAGGCCCCCGCCGCTTCAACCTCCCCGTCACCCTCGCCCACCTCCGCATCGAACAAAACACCCTGACCCCAACCATCCTCACCCTCCTCTAA
- a CDS encoding hemolysin family protein, with protein sequence MLEWMLFRAIMVAFFILANSFFVAAEFALVSIRETRVEQLIALGRPGARTALQLKHAIDEFLPAVQFGVTLAALALGWIGEPAVTEIILRLAQRWLTVMPPHMLVYAHAIAIAISFSVITYFEVLLGELVPKSLALQRAERIALAVAGPMDVFIQITRPAVKLMNGSATLVLRLFRAPLRGEGAVHSPEELKLIATATRRMGLLPVFQEEIIHRAIELNHVTVREIMTPRGKIFSLSADLPVEAASARLVDEQHSRVPVFDPEGGPEQIMGVVYSKDVSRLMHFRSIALGFGGAQESTLTLRKVMREVMFVPETKLAVELLQEFQERRRQIAVVVDEFGSTVGIVTAEDALEQIVGELEDEFDVASAITPLSATGVVTLDGTTTLRDLGTQLRWSFPREAGVETLAGFLLAQLGHIPHAGESFDHEGRRFTVAGMNGHRISQVRVETLPERSSAEVEAESREATA encoded by the coding sequence ATGCTGGAGTGGATGCTTTTCCGCGCGATCATGGTGGCTTTCTTCATCTTGGCCAACAGCTTCTTTGTGGCTGCGGAGTTTGCGCTGGTGAGCATCCGCGAGACGCGGGTGGAGCAGTTGATCGCGCTGGGTCGTCCGGGGGCGCGGACGGCGCTGCAGCTGAAGCATGCGATCGATGAATTCTTGCCTGCGGTGCAGTTTGGGGTGACGCTGGCGGCGCTGGCGCTGGGATGGATCGGCGAGCCTGCGGTGACGGAGATCATCCTGCGGCTGGCGCAACGGTGGCTGACGGTGATGCCGCCTCATATGCTGGTCTACGCGCATGCGATTGCGATTGCGATCTCGTTTAGCGTGATTACGTACTTCGAAGTGCTGCTGGGGGAGTTGGTGCCGAAGTCGTTGGCGCTGCAACGGGCGGAGCGGATTGCGCTGGCGGTGGCGGGGCCGATGGATGTGTTCATCCAGATTACGCGGCCGGCGGTGAAGCTGATGAACGGATCGGCGACGCTGGTGCTGCGGTTGTTTCGGGCTCCGCTGCGCGGTGAGGGGGCGGTGCACTCGCCGGAGGAACTGAAGCTGATTGCGACGGCGACGCGGAGGATGGGGCTGCTGCCGGTGTTTCAGGAGGAGATCATTCACCGAGCGATCGAGCTGAACCATGTGACGGTGCGGGAGATTATGACACCGCGGGGGAAGATCTTTTCGCTGTCGGCTGATCTGCCGGTGGAGGCGGCGAGCGCGAGGCTCGTCGATGAGCAGCACTCGCGGGTGCCGGTGTTCGATCCGGAGGGTGGGCCGGAGCAGATTATGGGGGTGGTGTACTCGAAGGACGTGTCGCGGCTGATGCACTTTCGCAGCATCGCGCTGGGGTTTGGCGGGGCGCAGGAGTCGACGCTGACGTTGCGGAAGGTGATGCGCGAGGTGATGTTTGTTCCGGAGACGAAGCTGGCCGTTGAGCTGTTGCAGGAGTTTCAAGAGCGGCGGCGACAGATTGCGGTGGTGGTGGATGAGTTCGGATCGACGGTGGGGATTGTGACGGCGGAGGATGCGCTGGAGCAGATTGTCGGCGAGCTGGAGGATGAGTTCGATGTGGCGAGCGCGATCACTCCGCTGAGTGCGACGGGTGTGGTGACGCTGGATGGGACGACTACGCTACGGGATCTTGGGACACAGCTTCGATGGAGCTTTCCGCGTGAGGCGGGCGTGGAGACGCTGGCGGGGTTTCTGCTGGCGCAGTTGGGGCATATTCCTCATGCGGGCGAGTCGTTCGATCATGAGGGGCGACGGTTTACGGTGGCCGGGATGAATGGGCATCGGATCAGTCAGGTACGGGTGGAGACTTTGCCGGAGAGGTCGTCCGCTGAGGTGGAAGCTGAGAGCAGGGAAGCGACCGCATGA